A window of the Deltaproteobacteria bacterium genome harbors these coding sequences:
- a CDS encoding DegT/DnrJ/EryC1/StrS family aminotransferase — protein sequence MNIPPVKAYFPEEDRNWVASKINEMLTTGQLTLGALGREFEKEFAAFTGAQYAIAVNSGTSAIEIPLRVLDVAEKDVLVPTNTFFATGAAVVHAGGNPVFVDMNPETYAISPEQLEKKLTPKTVGVVLVHIAGLVSYQTPEIADWCKKKGLWLLEDAAHAHGSTYQGKHAGTFGVAGAFSFYPTKIMTSGEGGMIITNDKRIFEEAQLYRDQGKTSFLTNTHGKMGYNWRLSEPHAAIGLVQLRRLKEILTKRDKIGAFYNEELKNCSFGKPLAIPQGGFTNYYKYIFTPDKPFTDRAGFKKAFKEKTGVSLTGEVYELPLHKQPVFQKYATGALAIAEDLCARHICLPVFPSMTEEEAKHVVASLKEAFNNN from the coding sequence ATGAATATCCCGCCGGTAAAAGCTTATTTCCCGGAAGAGGATCGCAATTGGGTCGCTTCAAAAATCAACGAAATGCTTACAACGGGTCAATTGACCTTGGGAGCACTGGGACGCGAATTTGAAAAAGAATTTGCGGCGTTTACCGGTGCCCAATACGCCATCGCCGTTAACAGCGGAACCTCGGCCATCGAAATTCCCTTAAGAGTTTTGGATGTTGCCGAAAAAGATGTTTTGGTTCCCACCAATACATTTTTTGCAACGGGCGCCGCGGTGGTACACGCCGGCGGCAATCCGGTTTTTGTTGATATGAATCCTGAGACTTACGCCATTTCCCCCGAACAACTCGAAAAGAAACTGACTCCCAAAACAGTGGGTGTGGTGCTTGTGCACATCGCCGGTCTTGTTTCCTATCAGACTCCGGAAATCGCCGACTGGTGTAAGAAAAAAGGATTGTGGCTTTTGGAAGACGCCGCTCACGCCCATGGTTCCACCTATCAGGGAAAACACGCCGGAACTTTCGGCGTTGCGGGAGCTTTCTCTTTTTATCCCACAAAAATCATGACCTCCGGTGAAGGCGGAATGATTATCACAAACGACAAAAGAATTTTTGAAGAGGCTCAACTCTATCGCGATCAGGGAAAAACCTCTTTCCTCACCAACACCCACGGCAAAATGGGTTACAACTGGCGTTTGAGCGAACCACACGCCGCCATTGGTTTGGTGCAATTAAGACGCCTCAAAGAAATTCTGACCAAAAGAGACAAAATTGGTGCCTTCTATAATGAAGAGTTGAAGAATTGCTCGTTTGGAAAACCTCTCGCGATTCCGCAGGGAGGATTCACAAATTACTACAAATATATTTTCACTCCGGACAAACCTTTTACCGATCGCGCAGGATTCAAAAAGGCGTTCAAGGAAAAGACAGGGGTGAGTTTGACTGGAGAAGTTTATGAATTGCCGCTCCACAAACAGCCGGTCTTTCAGAAATACGCAACTGGGGCTCTTGCAATAGCCGAAGACCTTTGCGCAAGACATATCTGCCTGCCGGTTTTCCCCAGCATGACGGAAGAAGAAGCAAAACATGTAGTGGCAAGTTTAAAAGAAGCATTTAATAATAACTAG